GTTTTAGGTATTGGATAGAATCTTGGGAAAAAAACATTTACATTACAATTCTTATAATTTTTAGGGCTAATTTTATAAGATGAATAGTTTCTAAAAAAATTATAATTTAATAAAAAGGAAGGAAAATATGATAATGGGGAAATTACATTAACCTCTTTAAAATTTTTTCTAATCGTTTCGACTTGTTGTTCGACAAATATACCACCATAATTAGATAAAAAGGGATATGTATTCGTAATTATAAGTAAATCCTCTGCAATTGGCGTGCGAAAAGTCATATTAACTCTACCTATACAAATCTTCAAATTTTTTAGATATTATACTCCAATCACGTTCTTGAACAGTGGTATTTGCATTTTTACCCATCTTTTTCAAAATTTCATTATCTAAAAATAAAGTCATCTTATTTTTTAAATCATCAACATCTCCATCTCTATAAAAAAACCCATTAAAACCATCATAAACTCGCTCTGGAGCTCCTGTTTTATTTGAAATTATTACAGGTATTTCACAGGACATAGCTTCTAACACTGTCATTGAACATTGTTTAGGCCACACTCCAACATCGGACATTGAATAAAATTTATATAACTCCACGTTAGGAACTGCAGGTAAAAAAATAAAATTATTTGAAAATTTAGATGAATTAACCTTTTCCATAATTGATCTTAAACAGATTGGATCATTTGCCCCTAAGCATAGAACTTTTATTTTCTTGTCAGATTCTAATAGATTCAAAGCAGCCTCTATAAATATATCAACTCTTTTTTCATTAACTATTTTACCTACGTAACAAAACACAATTTCATTATCTTTTATTCCATTTTTTTCCCTTAATTTTGATCTTATTGATTGATTTCTGTTAAAAAGTACTGTATCGCAACCTAATTCAATAAT
This DNA window, taken from Methanobacterium formicicum, encodes the following:
- a CDS encoding glycosyltransferase family 4 protein, with product MKILHIIDQFQPQMGYQETHLARQQIRNGHEVMVLSSDKPLGTLNLESSDHLNKEIKEGSHVEEGINVLRLPVRFEVSTFNKPWIKYLEKHVLEFQPDAIHVHGIVSLSSIRIARLKKKLNQTKIIFDDHMTSDALRGPWVLYFYKIFKLFFKSMILKNVDEFVAVTPETKSFMNNIYGIPLDRIKIIELGCDTVLFNRNQSIRSKLREKNGIKDNEIVFCYVGKIVNEKRVDIFIEAALNLLESDKKIKVLCLGANDPICLRSIMEKVNSSKFSNNFIFLPAVPNVELYKFYSMSDVGVWPKQCSMTVLEAMSCEIPVIISNKTGAPERVYDGFNGFFYRDGDVDDLKNKMTLFLDNEILKKMGKNANTTVQERDWSIISKKFEDLYR